CGGTGGGCGCGATAGGCGGCAAGCAGCTCCTCGATCTGCTGCTCCGCCAGGGCGGTCAGGCTCTCGGCCATGGCGGCCCTGTCCGCCTCCCGGGTCTCGGTGGCGCTCTTGTTCCAGGCGCGGCGCTCGAGCAGCAGCAGCTGATCGACCGGACGGCCGCTGCGGACCGGCTGCTGGCCGAGCAGGGTCTCGGGCCTCGCTTCGAGGTGAACGCGCGTCTCCAGGTCCCGCAAGGTCGCCGGGTCGAGGCCCGCCTCGCCGCCGCGCAGGTGCGCGAGGCCACCGACCAGGGACGCCGCCGGTTCCGGCAGGTCCTGGGCCAGGTCGGGGAAAGCCTCGATGGTCCGGTAGGAGAGGTGGAGACGCTTGCCGAGGCCCTGGACCAAGCCGCCGCGGTCGAGCGCGGCCCAGTCGTCGCCGATGAAGCGCGCGCCCTCGGCCAGCAGGCCCAACAGCAGGTTGGTCTTGCCCGACCGGCGCGAGCCCGGGACCAAAATCGTGGCGCCCCGGCGCTCGGCGGCGGCGGCGGGCAAGAGAGCCTTGCCCCGGCAAAGCAGGCGGAGCTGAATGAGCTGCAGCAGCAGGCGATCAAACGCCGGAGGGTCGAAGTCGGGGTCGCAGGTGGCGCGCCAGCACTCGCCTGAGAGCGAGGCGAAGTCCAGGCGCAGGCAGCGGTCCTGGCCGTCGTGGAGGAAGACGCCGCGTCGGTCGCTGGCCACCGAGGCTCCGTGGCGGTCGCTCGACTCCGGGTCGGCGCGATCCTCGGTCAGGGCGATCCGGATGTCGGCGTGGCCGTCGCGCGACGGGGCCACCGCCAAGGGGGCGTACTCCGCCGCGAGATAGTCGACGATCGCGCTCGGCGGTCCGTCCAGCACGACGACCGTCTCGTCGAGGAAGCTCACCTGCCAGGTCTTCGCCGCGTCTCTCGCCATGGACTTCTCCCCGTTTCGCTCAGATCGTGATCCCGCCGCCCGACGAGCCGGTCGGATCGCTGGTGCCGGACTTTTCGCCGGCGCCCTCGGCGCTCGCCGGCTCGTCCTGGGCGCCCTGCTCGCCTTCCGGCGTGGTCAGCAGGCCGGCGGCGATCTGCCGATTCACGTTGATCAGCACGTCGAGCAGGTGCGGCTTGGCCTCGGCCAGGACGGCGACCGTGCGCCTGTCGACGAAGTTGCAGAGGTTCAGCATGTTGACCCGGATCTCCTGGGGGACCGGGCACTCCGGCGCGCTCAACTCGGCCTGAAAGATGGTCCAGAGGCGCCAGTTGAGGCGGGCCGCCTCGCGCAGGCCCTTGCGGTCGTCCGGGTTCTGCTGGGCCTCGGACAGGCGCCGCGCGGCTTCCAGCAGGGCGCGCCCCTCGGTCTCCCGCGGCGCGCCGCCGGCCTTGTGAAAACGGTTATAGCTGTGCAGTGCAGTGTCATTGGACATGTGACAGGACCTCGGACTCGTGGTCCAAGAGGCGGCTGCATTGCTTCAGGGCGCTGTAGAGCTGGTGGTCCTCGACCAGCGCCAGGATCTCGGCGCCGATCGTCTGGCCGCTGGGCGCCGCTTCCAGGTAGTCCTTGAGGAGGCGGCGGAAGTCGCCGATGTGGGCGGTCGCCTTCTCTGGAAAGAGGTAGGCGCACTGCAGGGCCAGGTACACGCGCGCCGCCGGTGTCGTGGCGCTTTCCTGGGTCAGAATGTCCTTCTGGCGCAGGATGTGGGCCTGGTTCTCGAACAGCAGGCTGGTTCCCTCGCCGTCGTTGCGGATCACCGCACCGTTGACGATCAGCTTCTCACCTTTGCCGACGGTCAGTTTCAGGGGCATGGCGTTCGTCGCCTCTGTGGATTTCTTCCTGCAATTAGCCTAAGCCCGACATGATTAAACTATGGTTAATTAAGACTAAACAAAAAATACGCATACGTAGTCTTCTGATCATAACGAATTAGACAGGTGATCGCGGGCGGTGCCCGGAAGCGCACGACCGCTGTTTGTATCAGAATCTCTATTTAGCAATGAGATAAGCATCGGGATCCCTGATTGCGCTATCGGAAATTGAAGTAGCCGGACGTGCAGGCCCGTCCCGCGTTGAAGTCACCAAGACCCGATGCATGGCGTTGACTAAGTAATGGTGAGACAAAAAGACTATTAAGTATCAATTAAGCAAAAATGTGTAGACCGCCTTAAGGATTCCCTCCAACGCGTCCTCTGTGGCGCGACGGGTCTTGCCGCGCCGGTTCGGGTCGAGGGCCGGCCGTTTCGAAGGATTGCGATGCCTCGTTCGCTTCGCCAGGACGGCTCCGAGTTCCCGATCCGGCCGGACGACGCCGAGGTCCCCGAGGTCCTCGAGAGCCCCGAAACCGGCGCCGCCGCGCAAGCGCCGGCAGAGAGCGGCAGCGGGCTGCCTGATTTTCGCTTCGAGGTCTGCGTCGACGACATCGCCCCCTTCACGGTCAGGTCCGATTGGCCGATCCGGGACGTGGTGCGGCAGATCGACACCGGCGGCGAGGGCCTCGCCCTGGTCGTCGACCGCCGGGGCCAGCTTCTGAACACGGTAACCGACGGCGACATCCGCCGGGCTCTTCTGGCCGGCCTGGATCTGGACCAGCCGGCCGAGCGCCTGCTGCACCCCGACCTGGCGCGGCGCCACCAGCAGCCGATCACGGCGCCCCGCGGGACGGTCGCCGTCACGCTGCTGCGCATCATGAGCAAGTACCTGATCCGTCACGTTCCCCTGGTCGAGCCCGACGGCCGGGTCACGGGCCTGGCGCTGCTCAGCCGCTTCGTCCGGCAGCAGGACCTGCCGCTGCGCGCGGTGATCATGGCGGGCGGCCTGGGAACGCGCCTGCGCCCGCTGACGGCGGCGACGCCGAAGCCCATGCTGCCGGTAGGCAACCGCCCGCTGCTGGAACGCACCATCGAGCAGCTGGGCCAGGCCGGGATCCGCAGCATCAACATCACGACCCACTTCCAGGCCGACAAGATCCGCCAGCATTTCGGCGACGGCAGCTCCTTCGGCGCCGCGGTGCACTACCACCACGAGGCCGAGCCGCTCGGCACGGCGGGCGCCCTGCGCCAGCTCCAGACCGATGGCGACCAGCCGCTGCTGGTGATCAACGGCGACATCCTGACCCGGGTCAACTACCGGGCCCTGCTCGAATATCACCTGGAGCACGGCGCCGACATGACGCTCTGTGTGCGCCGCTACGCGATGAAGGTGCCCTACGGCGTGGTCGAGTGCGACGGGCCGGCGGTGACCGCGCTGCGCGAGAAGCCCGAGCTCAGCTTCTTCTTCAACGCGGGCATCTACCTGATCGAGCCGTCGGTTTGCCGCGAGATCCCAGGCGGGCGGCGCTTCGACATGACCGACCTGATCGACCGTCTGATCGAGCGCGGCCGCCGCGTCGTCTGCTTCCCGATCCACGAGTACTGGCTCGATATCGGCCAGCTCGAGGACTACGAGCGGGTCCAGCAGGACGTCGAGAGCGGCAAGGTCGATGACTAGGTGGCACCGGGCATGATCAGAACGCGCCGCCGGCCGCCGACGGCGGGACCCGGCGGAGAAATGCCGGCCGTCCCCGACCCCGCCAACCGTCTGCGGCCCGGCCGCGCCGGGCAGAGGCCGGTCGTCTGCGTTCAGGGCCTGGGCTTCGTCGGCGCCGCCGTGGCCCTGGCGGTGGCGCGGGCGCGCGACGCCGAGGGCCGGCCGCGGTTCGACGTCGTCGGCGTCGACCTGGAGACGCCCCGCGGCCGGGCGGCGATCGAGAGCCTCAACCAGGGCCGCTTTCCCTTCGCCACCGAGGACCGCGCCCTCGAGGCGGCGGCCCGGCAGTCCCGTAACGACGGCAATCTCGTCGCGACCAGCGATCCGGCGGCCTACGCGAGCGCCGCGGTGGTCCTGGTCGACATCGATCTGGATCTCGCGATTGACACGGAGGCGGCGGGCGGTCCGGCGGCCCGGCTCGAGCTGGCGCGGTTCCGCGAGGCGATCGCCACGCTCGGCCGGACCATCGCGTCCGGCACCCTGGTGATCGTCGAGACCACCGTGCCGCCCGGTACCTGCAGCCGGGTGGTGGCGCCGGCGCTGGCCGAGGGCCTGGCCGCGCGGGGCCTGCCCGCGGACGGGTTCCTCTTGGCCCACGCCTATGAAAGGGTCATGCCCGGCGCCGGCTACCTCGACTCGATCGTCAACTACTGGCGGGTCTACGCCGGGCACACCGAGGCGGCGGCCGAGGCCTGCGCCGCCTTCCTGGGCCAGGTCGTCAACGTCGCGGACTATCCGCTCAAGCGCCTGTCCTCCACCACGGCGTCCGAGACCGCGAAGGTGCTGGAGAACAGCTACCGCGCGGTCAACATCGCCTTCATGGACGAGTGGGGCCGCTTCGCGGAGGCGGTCGGGCTCGACCTCTTCGAGGTGATCGACGCGGTCCGGCAGCGGCCGACCCACGCCAACCTGCGGCAGCCGGGCTTCGGCGTCGGCGGCTACTGCCTGCCGAAGGATCCCCTGCTGGCGCTGGCCGCCGCGCGTGAGATCTTCCGGCGCGAGGACCTGGACTTCCCCTTCTGCCGGCAGGCCGTCGCGGTCAACCGGGCCATGCCCCTGGCGAGCCTCGACGCGGTCGAGGCGCTCCTGGGCGGGAGTTTGGCGGAGAGGCGGCTGCTCCTGCTCGGCGTCAGCTACCGGCCCGAGGTTGCCGATACCCGCAACGCGCCGGCGGCGGCCTTCGTTATGGAGGCCAGGCGCCGCGGCGCGAGTGTGGCGGTGCACGATCCCCTGGTGCGCCATTGGCCCGAGCTCGATATCGCCATTCCCGAGGCCCTGCCGGACCCGGCGGGCTGCGACGCCGTGGTCGTCGCGGTCGGCCACGACGCTTACCGGGCGCTGGATTTTCCGCACTGGCTCGGCGCAGCCCGGCCGAAGATCCTCGACGCCGACAGTGTTCTCGACCGGGAGCAGAGAGATGGCCTCGCCAGGCTCGGCTGCCCGGTCGCCGCCATTGGCAGGGGAGGGACCTCGCCTTGCGCGTCCTGATCACCGGCGGCGCCGGCTTCATCGGCCTGCATCTGGCGCGGCGCCTCCTGGCCGATGGTGCCCAGGTCGACCTGGTCGACGACTTCTCGCGCGGCCGGCGCGACGGCGAGCTCGCCGCCCTCGGCGACGATCGCCGCCTCGTCTGCGTGGAGCGGGACCTGATCCGGCCGGAGGCCTTCGCCGGACTGGACCGCCGTTACGACCAGATCTTCCATCTGGCCGCGATCGTCGGTGTCGCCAACGTGGAGCGCCGGCCCTTCGCCGTGCTGCGCGACAACGCCGAGATGCTGCTTCGGGTGCTCGACTTCGCCGCCGGCCAGGCAGCTCTCGAGCGTCTGGTCTTCCTCTCGACCAGCGAGGTCCACGCCGGCTCGCTGGAGCACTTGGACCTGGCCGTCCCGACACCCGAGGCGGCGCCGGTCGCGCTGCCCGACCTGGCCCGGCCGCGCAGCAGCTACCTCCTGTCCAAGCTCTACGGCGAGGCGCTCTGCCTCCACGCCGGGCTGCCGGTCACCATCGCCCGCCCCTACAACATCTACGGTCCGCGCATGGGGCTGGCGCACGTGATCCCCGAGCTGATGCAGCGCGCCGCCGAGGCGCCCGAGGGCGGCCGGCTCGAGGTCTTTTCGGCGGCGCACTGCCGCGCCTTCTGCTTCGTCGAGGACGCGGTCGAGATGCTGCTGCGCCTGGCCCGGGCGCCCGGGACCCTGGGCGGGGTCTACAACCTGGGCAACGGCGGCGAGATGATCGCCATGGGCGCCCTGGCCCGGCTGGTCCTCGAGACCCTGGGCCGCGAACTCGAGGTGGTCGCCGGCGCGACGACGCCCGGCTCGCCGGCGCGGCGCTGCCCCGACATGACGAAGACCCTGGCCGCCACCGGCTACCAGCCGCGAGTCGACCTGCGCCAGGGGCTGGCGCGGACCTGGAACTGGTACGAGCGGCACTGCTTCGCCGCGCCCCTGGAGCAGCCGGCGTGACCGCGCCCGCCGCCGCGCGGCCGGAGACCGCCCCCGCCGAGGAGATCCCGCTCTGCGTGCCGGCGCTCGCCGAGGCCGACCGGGCCCGGGTCGCGGCCTGCCTGGAGAGCGGCTGGGTGTCGACCGCCGGTCCCGAGGTCGGGCGGTTCGAGGCCGCTTTCGCGGAATGCCTGGGGGCGCGCCACGCGCTGGCCACGGTCACCGGCACGGCGGCCCTGCACCTGGCCCTGCTCGCCGCCGGCGTCAGGCCGGACGACGAGGTGATCCTGCCGAGCTTCACCTTCATCGCGCCGGCCAACGCGGTGCGCTACGCCGGCGCCTGGCCGCTCTTCGTCGACAGCGACCCGGCGACCTGGCAGATGGACGTCGGCCTGGTGGCCGGGTTCCTCGAGAACCAGTGCGAGCCGGCGCCCGGCGGCCTGCGCAACCGGTTGAGCGGGCGCCGGATCGGCGCGCTGCTGCCGGTCCACGTTCTGGGCCACCCGATCGACATGGACCCGCTCTCGACGCTGGCCGCACGCTACGGTCTGCCGGTGATCGAGGACGCGACCGAGAGCCTGGGTGCTTGCTACAAGGGCCGCCCGGTCGGCGGGGACGGCCGCGCCGCCTGCTTCAGCTTCAACGGCAACAAGATCATGACCACCGGCGGCGGCGGCATGCTGGTGACTGACGACGCCGAGCTCGCCCAGCGGGCGCGCTACCTGGCGACCACGGCCAGGGACGATCCGGGCGAAGGGATCCACGGCGCAGTCGGCTTCAACTACCGCCTGACCGCGCTGCAGGCGGCCCTTGGCCTCACCCAGCTTGAGCGCCTGGCGGACTTCGTCACCGCCAAGCGGCGGATCGCCGCCGCCTACCGCGACGGCCTTTCCGGGCTTCCGGGGCTCGAGTTCATGCCGGAGGCGGACTGGGCGCGCTCGGTCTTCTGGCTGGCCAGCATCCGGCTCGACCCGGCCGCGGCGCCGCTCGACCGCCGGGCTCTGGCCGACCATCTGGCGCGGGCCGGGATCGCCTCGCGGCCGTTTTGGCAGCCGCTCCATCTGAGCCCGGCGCACGCGACCGCCGCCTGCCTCGGCGGCGAGGTCGCGGCGCGCCTGCACCGTGAGGTGCTCTCGCTGCCCTGCTCCTGCGGCCTGACCGCCGCTCAGCAGGACCGGGTCATCGCCGCGGTCCGCCATGCTTTCCGGCGCTGAGTTCCGCTCGGTCCCCGCTGCGCCCAGATTTCTGCGCGGCGACGAGGGCGGGGTCGCCGTCCGGATGGCTGCAGGAATGACGGCGCTCATGGGCATGGCCTGGCGATTGACACTGGCCACGTCTATGCCGAGGAGAACTGGCTCCAGGATGTTCCGCTCTACATAATAGGTTTAGAGCAGATTCACCGGGTTGATGGACCGCCCGTGGCGATTCCATCAAACCTGGATCTGCTCTAGGGCTTTCGCGCTCTGAGGTGCGTCGGTCTGAGTTCGCCCCGATCGAGGACGACGATCATCTTTTTCCACACATCGACCTGTCGATCCAAGAACTGCTTGCCGACGGTGGATTCGAGATTCGCGTGCAAGGCACCGGTGAGGTTCTCCAGCTCACGGCGCGCCTCTTGCCTGTACCAGGCGTTGCGGTCGGTCACCTCGATGTCGTCGAAACCCGCCGCTTCCAACGCCGCCTGGTAGACGGCCGCGGAGGCGAGGCCGAAGTCCAGACCTTCGGCGGAGACGTAGGCCTGCATGTCGGGCGAAGGCGCACCCGAGTAGCCGGCCAGCCAATCGCTCGCAGCAAACAAACCTCCGGGTTTCAGGCACCGGAAGATGTCCTCAGCAAGGGCATGCTTGTCGGCGATATGAATGATCGAGTCCTTGCTGAACACCATATCGAGGCTGGCGTCCTCGACGGGGAGTGGCCCGGGCTCGACACGGCGGAACCGGATCACGTCCGACAAACCGGATCGCGCCGCCAGCTTATCGCAGGCCTCGATCAAGTTGCTCTCGATGTCGATACCGATGATTCCCGCAACACCGTAGCGGCTGGCGATATGTACCGTCGCGCCACCGATGCCGCAGCCGATATCGAGCACGGATAGAGCGGTCAGATCCAGGCCGTCGAGAATGCGGTCCACTTCATCGGTGCCACCCGGCGACAGGAAACCCGCACCCCAAACCGCTTCCAGCACGGCGATCAGGTCGTCGTCATACTCCAGCTCCGGTTCGGTCTCATCGGGTGTAGTCATGAAGGCTCTCCATCTTCTTGCTTCCTGCGCTAACCTCGCCGTGCCCGATAGCGCTGCTGTGTCCGCTCGTGCCCCCGTCTCCTGACCCACGAGCCGCTGACGGCGGCGCTCCGCCGGCACGATCCGGCGGCCACGCTCAGAAGTATTCGGGCCTGACCACCTGGACGTCGGACACCGTGACGATGCCGATCTGCCTGGAAACCAGGTCGAACAGCGGCTTCAGGACGGCGTCGACGTTCTCCTCGTCGAGGATGCAGAAGATCATCACCAGGGCGCCGGCGCGCCCGACGACTCCGTCCCGGTGCCAGGCGCCGTCCTGCCCCCGTCCGGCGAGAACCGGCAGCACGGTGTAGCCGCCTACTCCCGTGCCATCGAGCAGATCGATCACGCGCTTCATCAAGGGCGCCTCGATCATGATGTCGATCCGTTTCTTCGGGTAGGTTTTCATCACGGGCTCCTCAATGAAGTGCCGACGCGAACGTGAGGTAGAGGGGGATGCCGACGATCAGATTGAACGGGAAGGTTACGCCGAGCGAGAGCGGCAGATAGATCGACGGCCTGGCCTCCGGCAGGGCCAGCCTGAGCGCCGCGGGCACGGCGATGTAGGAGGCGCTGGCGGCCAGCGTGATCATCAGGGCCGTCCCGCCGACCGAGAGGCCCGAGGCCATGGCGGCGAGGGCGCCGAACGCGCCGCCGACCAGGGGCATGTAGAGGCCGAAGATCACGACTCCCGGGGTGAGCTGCCCGCGGCCCTCCCGCAGCCCCCGGCCGGCGACGATGCCCATGTCGAGCAGGAAGATGCAGAGCACGCCGGCGAAGGGGTCGACGATCAAGGGCGCGATCGTCTCCAGGCCTTCGGCGCCGGTGATCCCGCCAATGATGAAGGCGCCGACCAGGACGACGATCGAGCCGTTCAGCACGACCTCGCGCATCAAGCCGGCCTGAGTCCCGCTGCGGCTGGTCCGGGACAACCAGAGGGCGACCATGATCGCGGGCGTTTCCATCGCAGCGGCGACCGCCACCATGTAGCCCTCGAAGGGTATCCCGCTGCGTTCCAGGGCCTGGGTCGCGGCGAGAAAGGTGACGATCGAGATCGAGCCGTAGTGGGCCGCGACGGCGGCGGCGTCGACCCGCGAAAGCTTGGTGGTCAGAACCAGCAGGCGGAAGGCGACAAGGGGGAGCAGGGCGCTCAGCAGGGCGCCGCTGGCCAGCGCCAGCACCATGGTCACGTCGAGGCCCTGCTGGGCGACCACCGCGCCGCCCTTGAAGCCGATCCCGAGCATCAGATAGAGCGAGAGGCCCTTGGCGATAGCCTCAGGCACGCTCAGATCGGACTTTGCCAGGGACGCGGCGAGACCGAGCGCGAAGAACAGGATCATCGGCGACAAGAGGTTCGCTGCCGCCAAATCGAATGCGGATTCCAAGCAAGGCCTCCTGCGTTGCTTCGACACCGTGACAATTGCCGATGAGGGGTCGGCCCTCCAGCCCTTTGTTGAGCGTCTGCCGATCGATGTCCGTGATGTCCAGCGGCGAGACTCCGACGATTTGCGGAACAGTCAAGGGCACGCGTAGCCGGGAAAGCTGTCGGCAGCGCGGCCAGGGCACGAGCGCGCCCACGGTGGAGCGGTGCATGCCGACGCCCGCAACCGAGGCCGACGAGACAAAAGGCGGCCGGCTGGCTGGATTGGATGGCTCGGGATCTTCCCGGGCGCCGACCGGAAACCTGGCCGAGAAAAACGCTGATCGGGAAATTCTATCGACCCCGAGTGCCCTCTCGATTGGCTCGACGGTCATCTGTAGCCACGTCGGTGGCGTAGGGGGAGAGCGCTGTCGCTACATGGCGTCGCGCCGACTCAATCCGACCGTTGCGATCAACCGAAGACGGGAGCCGTGCCGTGACCGACCGCGTCGATAGTCCATCGAGTGCCCTGGATACCATCCGAAAGCTGCTGTCCGGCGAAGCCGCGGGCGGCGTCCTGCTGATCGGCGCGACGCTAGCCGCCTTGGTCTTCTCGAACACCTCTCTCAACGGGCTCTACAGCGCTCTGCTGGACACCATGATTTCGGTGAACGTATCGGAATTCGGCATCGAGAAGCCCCTTCTGCTCTGGATCAACGATGGGTTGATGGCGGTTTTCTTCCTGCTCGTCGGCCTCGAGTTGAAGCGAGAGGTTCTGGAGGGTGAACTCTCCGACCCGCAGCGCGCCACCTTGCCCCTCGTCGCCGCGCTCGGCGGCATCGCCATACCCGCCTTGATCTATGCCGGCCTGAACTACGAGGACCCGGCGGCTCTGCAGGGATGGGCGATCCCGGCGGCAACGGACATCGCCTTCGCGCTGGGCATCCTTGCGCTGCTCGGCAGCCGGGTGCCCGTGGCGCTCAAGGTTTTCCTCCTCGCCGTCGCGATCATCGACGATCTGGCGGCGATCATTATCATCGCGCTGTTCTACACGGATAATCTCTCGACCACCTCGCTCGCCATATCGGCGCTCGGCATCGTGGCCCTGGTGGCCTTGAACCGCAGCGGCGTACTTCGCTTGGCGCCCTACATCCTCGTCGGCGCCTTCGTCTGGGTCTTCCTCCTGAAATCGGGCGTGCACGCGACCTTGGCCGGCGTGGTGACCGCGCTCTTCGTTCCGCATGCCCGACCCTCGGGAAGCAAGGAAACGGTCCTCCTTGCCGCGGAACACGGGCTGAAGCCCTGGGTGATGCTTGGGATCATGCCGCTGTTCGCCTTCGCCAACGCCGGTGTCAATCTCGTTTCGCTCCCGCCGTCCAGCCTGTTCGGACCGGTCTCCCTCGGCATCGCCCTCGGCCTGTTCATCGGCAAGCAGGTGGGCATCCTGGGCTTTGTCTGGATCGCCGTCCGTAGCGGGCTGGCCAACCTGCCGCGGGGCGTTAGCTGGCAGCAGCTGCACGGCGCCGCCCTGCTGGCCGGCATCGGGTTCACCATGAGCCTCTTCATCGGGACGCTCGCCTTCGAAGACCCGGAGTATGCGGCAGCGGTGCGTGTCGGCGTGCTGTCCGGCTCCATCCTGTCCGGTCTTGCCGGCTTCTTGATCCTGCGCCGCTCCCTGGCCGGCGCCGGAGAGAGGAATGCCGGCAGGGCGCGCGCCGAAGTGGCGGACGCGACGGCGACCTGAGGAACCGTTTCGCGCTTCCTCAGGGCGTTAGAGGACGCTGACCGGGTTCGACGGAGAGCTCTTGCGACCCCTTCGAACCCGGGCCCGCCCGGGGCGCCGCGGCGCTATCGAAGAGACTTGCCGACAGAGCCCGGCGCGCCGCCGTCCCACGGCTTACCCTCAAGGCAGGCCGTCCGACGCTCACCCTGAGCGCAGCGCCTTCGGCGTCTCCCCGGTCGCCTCCTTGATCCGGCGGTTCATGTGGGACTGGCTGGAGAAGCCGCTGCGGTAGGCGATTTCGGCCAGGGTTAGGTCGCTGCGACGGATCAGCTCGATCGCCCGCTCGGTGCGCCGCCGCATAAGGTATTGCGCCGGCGCCTCGCCCACCTCGGCCTTGAAGATCCGCGCGAAGTGAAAGGGGCTCATGTCGAGCAGGGCGGAGAGGTCGCTCAGCCGGATCGTCTCCGAGAGCCGCTCGTCGATCGTCTTCAGCACGGGCCGAAGGTCGTCGCGGCTGACCCGATCGTGGAGCTCCCGGAGGCGGGCGGAGATGTCGCGCACCGTGCGCAGGACACCGACGCCGATCAGATAGGCCCGGCTGTCCATCTCCATCGGCCCCGGCGGGTCGCCGCGGTCGCTGGCCCGCTTGACGTAGGTCTCTACGTCGCGGGCCCAGTCTCGGTCGCGCAGGCCAAAAAAATCGGCCGGCTCGGCCACCGCGCTCAGGC
This genomic interval from Kiloniellales bacterium contains the following:
- a CDS encoding helix-turn-helix transcriptional regulator; this translates as MGAHAFEQEPQLTARFRHQSGAKRPDLCGFDGRWNMPVARYRRILAEDRPPPAVDHYVLTYYLGGPPVRRLDAPGDGGIAQRGDLSLERPMSRGVYGSNGAVEYAELYFRQSLLCEIADEAGLSAVAEPADFFGLRDRDWARDVETYVKRASDRGDPPGPMEMDSRAYLIGVGVLRTVRDISARLRELHDRVSRDDLRPVLKTIDERLSETIRLSDLSALLDMSPFHFARIFKAEVGEAPAQYLMRRRTERAIELIRRSDLTLAEIAYRSGFSSQSHMNRRIKEATGETPKALRSG